TGATGGGCAGGAGGGGGGATTGAAGGTGCGGGTGAGTTTTATCCCTGGCTCAGACTGACTCTGAGTCGAGGGCCTGTGGCGAGGGGATTTATCCCCGTTGGGTCGCGAGCGGCCCTTAAAAGCTTGCGCCTGCTGCGCAGTCGAGCGGGATTAAGCTCCCCCGCCACATGAAAGTGTGGTGGTTGCGAAATTTGTCAGTAAAACATCGACCGCGCCTCTTCGATGTCCGCGCACCGGTCCTTGTCGTCCAGGTCCAGGCCCAGCTTCTTGACCGCGGGCACTCCAAACACGTCGATCTTGCTCAGCGGATGATTGCTGTCCCTGTGGCAATACAGCGAGGCGACCTGCACCAGGTCGACGTAATCGAGCTGCCTGGAGTCCCGGCTGAAATCCAGATACTGGCCTGGCAGTTTTACCAGCTTCTCCGGAAACTCCCAGACACTGAGCAGCTTGTCCCCCAATACGGGATGAATCGTCTCGATGACGTGGTTGAGGCTGACCGGGTCCGAGAGCAACTCATTGTTGTCCTCGGCATACGTCAGGATCGGCAGGACGCCAATCTGGTGGACCAGCCCACCCAATGCAGCCTGGTCAGGCTTGAGATGGGTGTAGCTGCGGCACAGCGCGTAACTGACGCCCGCGATCTCCAAGCTTCTGCGCCAGACTTCCCGCATCTTTTGTTCCACGACCTCGGAGCGGGCATGGAATATCTGTTCCATGACCAGGCCGATGGCCAAATTGCTGCTGTAGTTGACCCCCAACCGCGTGATGGCCGTGTGTAAGTCGGTTACTTCCTGGGTAGCTCGCAGCAGCGGGCTGTTGACGACCTTTATCAGGCGCGCCGACAGCGCCGTGTCGCGGCCGATCACTTTGCTCAGGTTGCTGACGCTGATCTCCGGGTCTTCAGCGGCCCGGCGAATCTGCATGGCCACTTCCGGCAATGTCGGCAGGACCAAGTCGTCATTATCGATGGCCGCCACCAAGTCCCGCTGGACCTTATCCGCCAAATCGCTCATTTCGTTTCTCTAGGTGCTGCGAAAAATGTTGCGATCAACGCTGGATTTCGCGGTCGCGGTCCAGTTCGTAAGGCAAGTCCAGCAAGTGTAGCGCGGGTCCTTCCAAAGCACCGAGGTGCAGATTTCCATCTTCTGCCGCTTCGGCCTGCAAGACTGCCAGCAGTTCAATATTTCTTTCGGTGCGGGCGGCAATGACGACCTCGCCGATGGAACTGCCGTGGGTGGGAGAGAAAAGGGCGGTGCCAGGTTCTGGCAGTTCATCGGCTTCCAACTGCAGGCGATACAGTCTGCGTTTGAGTTTGCCCAGGTACTGCATGCGCGCGACTATTTCCTGGCCGGTGTAGCAGCCTTTCTTGAAGCTCACGCCGCCAACGGCTTGCAGGTTGAGCATTTGCGGAATGAACAGTTCGCGGGTGGCCGGCATGACTTGGCCTATGCCCGCGCGAATCTGGCCCAGCAACCATTGGTTCAGGTCGCTTTCGGCCAGCAGCGTGCGCAGGCGGGTGCGCAGCGTATCGGCCTGTTCGGCGCGAGCCCAGAGCTCGGCGCGGCCGGGAGAGACGCGAATGGCGATCAACGATTCATGGCGAGCCACGCTGTCAGTGTCGACCGGCAGCTCCAGGCCCAGGTCGCTGAGCGCTGTGTCGGCGTTTTCCAGTCCGAAGCGGACCCAGGCTGCGCTTTCATCGGTGAGCTTGGATTTGGAAAATACAGCGTATTTCTTCAAGTCCGCTAGTTGCGGCTCGAGCAGTTCGGTGGCCATCGCCATCAAGACCCCGTCACCTTCGAGCAGGATCCGGAAGCTCGATTGCATCCGGCCTTTCTGGGTGCACCGGGCGCCCAGGCTGGCCCGGCTGTCGCTCAGGTAGTTGAGATTGCAAGTCAATTGGCCTTGCAGGAATTTGCCGGCGTCCACGCCGCGGACCGCGAGTACGCCTTCGTGGGACAGGGTGCAGAAAAAAGCGGAATCAGCCATGGGTCATCGCAGGGTAAAAAAGTCTGGTGGACATCATAAGGGGGCGCCCTTGAAATGGGTAGTTTACAAAGGATTGGCGGCGCCCGACCAAAGCCGTCTGTTCCGCCACGGTCGGGCCTGTATACTTGCGCTCTATTTGAGGAGCGCTCCATGGTTGAAGATGTTGAACTGAATCGCCTCTACTGGCACAGCCGCCGCGGCATGCTTGAGCTTGACGTGCTGCTGGTGCCGTTCGTGAAGGAGGTCTACCCGCACCTCAATGAGGTGGATCGTGCGTGCTACGTTCGCCTGCTGGAGTGCGAGGACCAGGATATGTTCGGCTGGTTCATGGAGCGCAATGAATCCGAAGACCCGGAGCTGCAACGCATGGTCCGGATGATCCTGGACCGTGTCCAGCCCAAGTAATTGCTTCGAATGCCGCTGGCACGTCTCCGGGCAGTTGCTGGCGGCCTACCTGCTGGCCCAGGCATTCGCCCTGGGTTCGTCGTTGCTGTCGAATGTCCCGCCCGTGTTCGCCGCCGTTGGCGTCGTGCTTTGCATATGCCACGGCGCCTGGGTATTGCCGCGATTTATATTGCTGACTCATCGCCAAGCCTTTCGTGGCTTGCGTCGTGATGCCGATGGCTGGCAGCTCTGGAGCGCCAGTGGTGGCTGGCAAGCGGTGCAGTTGCGGCCCGACAGTCTCGCGTTACCCTTGATCGTCGTGCTGCGCTTTCGCCTGCAGGGTGAGCGACGGGTTCGCTCGTTGTGCGTGCCCCGTGACGCGCTGGCGCCGGATGTCCATCGGCGCCTGCGCGTGCGGCTCAAGTTCAGCCGGCGTAGGTGGGCGGCACCAGAATAGTGTCCAGCGCTTCCGGCAGCAGGTTCGGGTAGTCGAGCGTGTAGTGCAGGCCGCGACTTTCCTTGCGTTCCATGGCTGAGCGAATCATCAGTTCGGCCACTTGCGCCAGGTTGCGCAGTTCAATCAGGTCGCGGCTCACCTTGTAGTTGCTGTAGAACTCATCGATCTCATCGAGCAGCAAGCGCACCCGATGCTGGGCCCGTTGCAGGCGCTTGTTGGTGCGTACGATGCCAACGTAGTCCCACATGAAGCGCCGTAATTCATCCCAATTGTGCGCAATGATCACGTCTTCATCCGAGTCGGTGACCTGGCTGGCGTCCCACGAGGGCAGGGCGGCGGGAACAGCGACCTGGGTCAATTGCTCAAGGATGTCTGCCGCTGCGGAGCGTGCGTAGACAAAACACTCCAGCAGCGAGTTGCTGGCCATGCGGTTGGCGCCGTGCAGGCCGGTGAAACTGGTCTCGCCGATGGCGTACAGGCCTGGCACGTCGGTGCGGCCCTGCTGGTCGACCATCACGCCACCACAGGTGTAATGCGCTGCGGGCACCACCGGGATCGGCTGCTTGGTAATGTCGATGGAAAACTCGAGGCAGCGTTCGTACACCGTCGGGAAATGGCTCTTGATGAACGCTTCAGGTTTATGGCTGATGTCCAGGTAGACGCAGTCGATGCCCAGGCGCTTCATTTCATGGTCGATGGCCCGTGCAACGATGTCCCTAGGGGCCAGTTCCGCACGAGGATCGAAGCGTTGCATGAAACGCTCCCCATTGGGGAGCTTCAGGTGAGCACCCTCACCACGCAGGGCCTCGGTCACCAGGAAACTCTTGGCCAGCGGGTGATACAGGCAGGTCGGGTGAAATTGGTTGAATTCCAGGTTCGCCACCCGGCAACCCGAACGCCAGGCCATGGCAATGCCGTCGCCGCAGGCGCCGTCGGGGTTGCTGGTATACAGATAGACTTTCGCCGCGCCGCCGGAGGCCAGGATCACGAAGCGTGCGCCGTAGGTGTCGACTTCGCCGGTGCCTCGGTTGAGGACGTAGGCGCCCAGGCAGCGGTCGCCGTCCAGGCCCAGGCGTCTTTCGGTGATCAGGTCGATCGCGACTCGCTGTTCCAGCAATTCGATATTCGGCCGCTGCCGGGCCTGGGCCAGCAAGGTCTTGAAGATGGCCGCGCCGGTCGCATCGGCGGCATGGATGATCCTCCGGTGGCTGTGGCCGCCCTCGCGGGTCAGGTGGAACTCAAACCCGCCATCTTCAGTACCGGATTGCTCGTCACGGGTGAAG
The Pseudomonas marvdashtae genome window above contains:
- a CDS encoding HDOD domain-containing protein, whose amino-acid sequence is MSDLADKVQRDLVAAIDNDDLVLPTLPEVAMQIRRAAEDPEISVSNLSKVIGRDTALSARLIKVVNSPLLRATQEVTDLHTAITRLGVNYSSNLAIGLVMEQIFHARSEVVEQKMREVWRRSLEIAGVSYALCRSYTHLKPDQAALGGLVHQIGVLPILTYAEDNNELLSDPVSLNHVIETIHPVLGDKLLSVWEFPEKLVKLPGQYLDFSRDSRQLDYVDLVQVASLYCHRDSNHPLSKIDVFGVPAVKKLGLDLDDKDRCADIEEARSMFY
- the ygfZ gene encoding CAF17-like 4Fe-4S cluster assembly/insertion protein YgfZ, encoding MADSAFFCTLSHEGVLAVRGVDAGKFLQGQLTCNLNYLSDSRASLGARCTQKGRMQSSFRILLEGDGVLMAMATELLEPQLADLKKYAVFSKSKLTDESAAWVRFGLENADTALSDLGLELPVDTDSVARHESLIAIRVSPGRAELWARAEQADTLRTRLRTLLAESDLNQWLLGQIRAGIGQVMPATRELFIPQMLNLQAVGGVSFKKGCYTGQEIVARMQYLGKLKRRLYRLQLEADELPEPGTALFSPTHGSSIGEVVIAARTERNIELLAVLQAEAAEDGNLHLGALEGPALHLLDLPYELDRDREIQR
- a CDS encoding succinate dehydrogenase assembly factor 2 is translated as MVEDVELNRLYWHSRRGMLELDVLLVPFVKEVYPHLNEVDRACYVRLLECEDQDMFGWFMERNESEDPELQRMVRMILDRVQPK
- a CDS encoding protein YgfX yields the protein MSSPSNCFECRWHVSGQLLAAYLLAQAFALGSSLLSNVPPVFAAVGVVLCICHGAWVLPRFILLTHRQAFRGLRRDADGWQLWSASGGWQAVQLRPDSLALPLIVVLRFRLQGERRVRSLCVPRDALAPDVHRRLRVRLKFSRRRWAAPE
- the nadB gene encoding L-aspartate oxidase; its protein translation is MSQQFQHDVLVIGSGAAGLSLALTLPEHLRIAVLSKGDLANGSTFWAQGGVAAVLDDTDTIESHVDDTLNAGGGLCHPDAVRFTVEHSKQAIQWLIDQGVPFTRDEQSGTEDGGFEFHLTREGGHSHRRIIHAADATGAAIFKTLLAQARQRPNIELLEQRVAIDLITERRLGLDGDRCLGAYVLNRGTGEVDTYGARFVILASGGAAKVYLYTSNPDGACGDGIAMAWRSGCRVANLEFNQFHPTCLYHPLAKSFLVTEALRGEGAHLKLPNGERFMQRFDPRAELAPRDIVARAIDHEMKRLGIDCVYLDISHKPEAFIKSHFPTVYERCLEFSIDITKQPIPVVPAAHYTCGGVMVDQQGRTDVPGLYAIGETSFTGLHGANRMASNSLLECFVYARSAAADILEQLTQVAVPAALPSWDASQVTDSDEDVIIAHNWDELRRFMWDYVGIVRTNKRLQRAQHRVRLLLDEIDEFYSNYKVSRDLIELRNLAQVAELMIRSAMERKESRGLHYTLDYPNLLPEALDTILVPPTYAG